CTCCGTTTAAAAATACGTCACCGAATTTTATTAAACAGACCGCTTAGATAAATTATTTTGAGGGTGAATTGGTTTTTATGGCGAATTGCCGAAACCGTTTTTTCTTCACGTGTCATGGCAGATTTGTCTGATCATGTCGATCAGATTGAAGAAAGCCAAAATTCCAAAAATACAGCATAAAGAATTTTCTTATTTCTGACGAAATAAAATAAGAGAAAAGTATTTTTTTATGGAAGTTTAATATTTTTATGGATTAAAAATATGAATATTTATGTGGAAAATTTAGCTGATGTGGTCATTGAAAAAGATATCAAAAAACGATTTTTGGAGTTTGGGGATGTAGAATCGGTTAAAATTGTCAAGGATATTATAACCGGAGATTCCATGGGTTATGCTTATGTGGATATGCCGGATCATGAAGAAGCAATGAATGCGATCAGCAAATTGAATGGCAGACAATTGAAAAAGCGGAAAATGAAAGTAAGAGTTTTTAATCCTACCATCGATCGGAGAGGGGGTAGGGCAATGGGGAATATAGGGGCAGGTGGCTTACGGAGATGGTAGTATCTTCTTTGACTTGATTTCTTCACTATTCCCTTCAACAATATAATTTTTTCTAAAATTTAAGACTACCTTACACTCAAAACTTTAGCTACAATTAAGTTCAATAGCTTAATTTAGCTTGCTTCATTAGCCTATGTTTTCTATACTGTTACAGATTTCCTTAACGGATTCCTAAGAAGATGGATACTAATTTAATCTTTATTAACATTGGCTCATTTGCCGAAGTGATCACCGGCGTTCTCGGTATTGCAATAACCGTTGTTGCTATTATTGTTGAACTTGCCGCAACCCGCTATACGCCCCGAATTAGCGAGTTGTTCATTCGAGAAAAAAGAAATATAATCATTCTTAGTTTTTATGTTTTGACTTGTGTTTTGGGCATCTGGGTGGCTATTCTAAAACATGATCCATCTGCAGTCTGGGTTAAGATACTGGCATGGATTTATTTCGGTTTTGTTACCATCAGCTTCCTTTCCATTGTTCCTTTTTTTATCTACATTTTTACATTTTTGCATCCCAATAGCATCATCAATCGATTGGAAAGCCTCGCCAAAAAACTTATACAACGTGCAAGTAAAAAATCCGGCCATCTGCCAACCTTAAAAAATAGATTAACCAATACTTTTGAAGAGATCAGTGATATTGCCCTCAATTCGATTGTAAATATGGATCGATCACTTGGTTTAAGATGTGTTTCCTCTCTTGAAAGAATCTTGATTTCTTATATGGAAACCAAGGATAAATACCCCCAGGAATGGTTTACAATCGACAGTGACAATTTTTTTGGGTTCTCGGTCCGGTCTATTCAAAAAATTGAAGAAAACCATACCTGGCTGGAGATGGCTATACTTAAACAATATGAGTTTATTTTCGTACGTGCCGTATCTCAGAATCGGGAGTTGGTTCAAGAAATATCCAATGATACAAGAGAAATTGCATTGGCTGCCTATCGCTTGAATCTTAAGGAATCTGTAGAGTTGCTAATCATATACTTTAATACCTATTTGCGGATCAGTTTAAACGCTAAGAACCAGTATGCCATTTTTAATATCTTTGATCAGTATCGTTCTTTTGCCGAAGAGATTATGGAATCCAATGTGGAGATACCTTTACAAATTGCAAATTACTTTAAGTATTATGGCCAATCTGCGATGAATATTCTTCCCTTCACAATCGTTATTGCTTCTAACGATCTTCGCTTATTGAATCAAAAAGCCTATAGAGAAAATTTTTCCCAAAGGGATGAATTGTTAGACATATTTCTGGAATTGGACAAACCACCGGAATCTGAAGCTGAGGAAATCGGTTTCCGCGGTGTAAGAAAGAGCCAGTCAATTTTAGCTGCTTTTTACCTGGAATTGGAGGAGGAGGAATTGGCGCGGCGAATATATCAAGATATGATTAATGAACCGCTTGACCGTATGATGTCCATCTGTGTTGAACTTCTTGAGGTAGAGCAAGAAAGATTTTGGGAAGTAACAGATCGCTGGATAAACTTTGATTATGTTTCTGCTGAAAGACGAATAAAGCTCATTGAGTTTTTCGGTTGGTTTGAAGCCAGGGGACCTATTGCAAAAGCGAAATCATAATTTCTGCAATAAATATTGGGACTGCAATTTGGTCTTAAATACTTGAACAATAAAAAAACGCTGGGCAGCTATAAGATCGTGGGCCGTTGATCCTGAGATGGGATAGATTCTCTTTCCTGACAAATTACGCATCTTGTTTAAAATTTTTGGCGGAGAAAAAGTAACCAACGCATAACCCTCTTTTTTCAGCGTTTTATAAATCTGGTGCAGCAAGACATCCTTTTCGGAGATGTATTCACTTACACCAATGCATGTGATCAAATCAAAACTATTTTTTTTAAGAGGTAGGGTCGAGACATTACCAACCAGTTTGATATCTGAATTTATTAATCTTAGTTTTGATAACATTTCGAATGAAAAATCCAATAAAAAGCGATTCGTGAAATCATCAAACAGGTGCAGCGAATCTCCGATTCCTGTTCCTATATCAAGTACTTTTTTCAGGGATTTTTGTGGAACGAGTTTAAGTAGTTCAGTCAGTGAATAACATTCTTCTTCAAAAATGTTTTTTGTAAATATGGATTTTCTAAAAAGGTGGTAAACTTTAGATCTCTGTTTCCAATTCGACATAGTTTATATTTTCTACATGAATTTATCCCCATTTTATTCGAACTTAACTTAACTTAACTTTTTCAAGTAACATTTTTAACTCTTGCTCAGCCGTAGCTATTGCTTCGTTTTCATTGATGGCCAATAAGTTGCGATTTTCCATAATTATTTTACCATCGATTAGAACAGTGCGAACATTCTCAGTTTGAGCGGAGTAGACTAGCTGGTTGAATATATCGCTTCCAGGGATACAGTTAATTGTTTTCAAATCCAAGAGAATAATGTCAGCCTTTTTGCCAACTTCCAGGGAACCGATTTGACTTTCCAGATGCATGGTTTTTGCGCCCTGAATGGTTGCCATCTCAACAAGAGTTTTTGCCGGCATAATTTTAGGGCCATATTTTGGTTTTTGAATCAAACCGGCTAATCGCATTTCGGTAAACATGTTTAAGTTGTTGTTACACGGAGGCCCATCCGTTCCAATTGAGCATAAAATATTTTCATTTAAATATCTAGGGATATCAGCAATTCCGGAAGCCAGCTTTAAATTTGCCGTTGGGCAATGCAGTACACGTGTATCGGTTTCTTTAAGAATTTCGATTTCTTCTTCGTCCAGCCAGATACAATGAGCCAGGCATAAATTTGGTCCAGTCATGCCACATTTATGGTAAAACATCACGTTGCCTACATCGAAGCGATCACGGATGAAAGCTACTTCCTGCCGGTTTTCCGATGAATGAGTATGAAGTAAAAAATCTTCGGATTTCGATATTTCACCAAGTTCTTGTAGAATCTGTTTAGAACAAGAAAGCGCAAATCGAGGAGACAGGTTTATCGTGATTCGACGATCTGCAAAATTATGCCATTGCGTCGTCAACTCTCTGAAATATTGTAAGCTGTCTGCAGCCGGGCGCAAAAGGTCAGGTGGAACTTCGTCTCCTTCGTCCATAAAAGTAACGCCTACGGATGCCCGTAATCCACTCGCGGCGACTTCTTCCAGAATGGCTTCCGTATGATATACACTGCCAAAATCCAGGATTGTAGTGGTTCCGCTTTTGATTAATTCTATGATGCCCAACCGCGCAGATGCAGCTAATGAAGCAGGAGTATGAGCAGCTTCAAACGGCCAGATTCTTCTTTTTAGCCAATCTAATAATTGCAGATCGTTGGCATAATTACGAAATAAAGTTTGGCATAAATGAGTATGTGTTTGGATAAATCCCGGCATTGCCACCAATCCGGAAGCATCCAGAACTTTTGCAACATCAGAAGTTAAGTTTTCTCCAATTGCAGCAATTTTATTTTTCTCAACCAGAATATCTCCAGTAGACAGAGAAGTATCATCACTCAAAGATAAAATGGTGGCATTCTTGATTAAAACAGAGTCGGCCAATTGTTAGCTTTCAAGCTTTTTGTTTACTGTTTCTAAAATGTCATTTTTTAATCTCAAAGCTTCGGAAAGAATAACTAAGGCTATATCCTGGATATTTTTTTTATAAGAATCATCATTTATATTAGGAAGGTTAATTTTTACATTGAGAAAAGCGCCATTCACTGCCGCGAAGCTCATATGCGCCCCGACACCGGCATCACTTACTGCATTTGGGTTGCCGGAATTCGCGGCAATTTTGCAAAGTTTCATAACATCCAGAGACAGCTCCATTACTTTGAAGGGAATACTGGTTGCATGCTGATTTGCCTCTTCGATGGCTTTATCCCTCATTTTTTGCATTTCAGGCGTCTTTTTGGGGAGACGCCTAGCTTTCATTACATTGTTGAATGCATCCGTATCTTGATCAATTGCCTGAACTAACTGACTTTTGAGTGTTTGGCTTTTGACTGCCAGGGGTTCCATGGTTTCCCAAACGTCTGTATAATTTCTATTCCCATAAGTCAGGTTTGCAACCATAGAGCTTAATCCGGCAGCCAGACTTCCTGCAAGAGCGGATACGCTTCCACCACCAGGCGCTGGTGATTCGCTAGCTAACTCATTAACGAATTCATGAATTTTTAAACCGGCTAACTCGCCATATTGCGAACGAAAACGATATTCAATAATCTTATTATTTGGCTCGAATTTTCCCAAGTCATCCAAACCAAGTGATTTGATTGCGATATGAATCAATTCCTCATCTGAGACACCAGTTGATCTGCCTTGTTTTGAAAGATAATATTTTCCTGCTTCAAGCAGAGCTTGCAAAGGAATAAGTCCAACTATCTCACTTCCTGTTACGCGCAATCCTAATTTTTCGGCTTCTTTACAAGACTCTTCGAAAAGGATATGTAGACGAGTGGTTTTAAAATTGATTAAATTATAGGAAATTTGTGCCTGACCATATTCTTCAATGTACCAACCGACTCCCTTAACAGCTTTTAAACGGCCTTCCATTCTTAAGGCATTTCCTTCATCATCTCGAACGATTTTCCCTTCATCATCTCTTTTTAAACGGCCTTTTTCACGTAAATTCAGGGCAATTTCATTGGCTAATTTTTTCTCTCGTGTATTCAAGTTGACATTGTAGGCAATGAGAAATTCTCTGGCTCCAATAGCTGTTGCACCGGATTTAGTATTAAATTCCGAATTCCCATAATCCGGTTGCCAATGTGGATCTGTTAGTTTCTCTTGCAGTCCCTCATATTCACCTGCTCTAATGTTAGCCAGGTTTTCCCGATCAGGTTGTTTGGCTGCCTCCTCATAAAGAAACACCGGAATTCCCAGCTCTTCGCCCACACGATGTCCTAATTCGTTTGCAAGTTTTACACACTCTTTCATCGATATACCGGATACAGGAACAAAAGGGCATACATCGGTGGCCCCCATTCTAGCATGTTCACCGGAGTGTTTGCTCATATCGATTAATTCAGCAGCTTTTTTAATAGCACGAAAAGCCGCTTGTTTAACAGCCTCCGGGCTACCAATAAATGTTACAACAGTCCGGTTTGTGGCAAATCCGGGATCCACATCCAATAAAACTGCACCTTCAGTATCTTCAATCTCCTGGGTGATGGCCTGGATTATATTTTTGTTCCTGCCTTCACTGAAATTTGGTACGCATTCAACAATCTGAGCCATTTTTAATAAATCCTAATTTTCGAGCGAATAATCATAAATGTTCTTAATCACACCTTTGATTAATTTTTGGAATTTATCACTAACTTGTGCTGCAATTTCCGTTACTTCTGAATGGTCCAATCTATTTTGAGTCATGCCGGTAGCTAGGTTAGTAATACAGGAAATCCCTAACACTTTCATATTGTTTTGATTTGCCACCAGTACCTCCGGAACAGTTGACATTGTAGCAGCATCTCCGCCAAGCATACGGAGCATTCGTACTTCGGCAGCCGTTTCATACGAAGGACCAAGTCCGTTGATTAATACTCCCTTTTGAAGTTGGATACCTAAATCGAGACCTGTTTCTTCCGTCATTTGAATGAGTTCCTGATCATAAGGTTCTGACATATCAACAAATCGTTTGCCGGGCGGCAAAGGGTCGTTGGATACCAGGGGATTTTTAAAGGAAAAATTAATGTGGTCATTAATTAGCATTAAATCTCCCGGCTGAAACTTTAAGTTTAACCCACCGGCAGCGTTGGTGATAATCAAGTGAGTTATGCCCAATTCAGCGAGAAGTTGAATTGGGAAAGTCACATCCTGTATGGAGTAGCCTTCGTAAAAATGAATACGCCCTTTTAACGCTAAAATCTTCCTGTTTTCCAGGTTGCCTACTATCCAGGAGCCTTCGTGTCCTTCAACTGTTGATTTGGGATAAAATGGGATTTGCAGAGTATCGATAACCAGTTTATCTGAAATATGATCGGAAAATGGACCCAGGCCAGAACCTAAAATAATGGCTAATTTTGGGAAATATTCAACTTGGTCCGTTAAATACTTAATCGCAGATTCGATTTTGTTTTTCAAAATGCTAAAATTTCTTTCAAAGCAATTTTGTTATAGAATAATACCAACGACAGTCGCTGTTAGCCAGGAAGCCAAGGCGCCGCCAAACATAGCTTTCAGAGCTAATTTTGACAAATCCTTCCTGCGATTAGGAGCCAATGCTCCTATTCCACCGATCTGAATTCCAACGGAGGCAAAATTAGCAAAACCACAAAGGGCATAAGATGCGATAATCACTGATTTAGTTTCTAATTGCGGTATCATCTCTTGGAGATGGCCATAAGCAATCAATTCGGTCAGGGCAATTTTTTCTCCCATTAATTCTCCAATTAGCAAAACATCCTTTGTTGGGACACCCATAGCAAATGCAAGGGGAGAAAAAATCCAGCCCATTATTTTTTGAAGGGTTAAATCCACCACTCCAAGGCTTGATCCCACTGCTTCAAGAACAAAATTTGCAGCAGCCACCAAGGCCACGATTGCGATCAGCATTGCAGCTACATTTGCCGCAAGACGCATTCCGTCATTTGAGCCGCGTGTGATGGCTTCCATTACATTGTCTTCGGTTTTTTCAATGTGTAGCGTCAAATCACCTTTGGTCGGGGAGTCTTCTGTCTCCGGATAAATGATTTTAGCAATCACTAACGCAGCTGGAGCGCTCATCACGGAAGCTGCCATTAAGTGTCCGGCAATATTCGGTACACCCGTTAGCATTTTAACATATATGGCCATTACCCCGCCGGCAATGGTTGCAAATCCAACCGTCATAATTGCCATGAGCTCACTACGGGTCATGGTGTCAAGGAAAGGGCGGATCACCAGTGGGGCTTCTGTTTGTCCGACAAAAATATTGGCCGAAGCTGAAAGTGTTTCCGAACCGCTGGTATTCATGGTTTTTTGCATAACCTTTGCAATTAATCTCACTACAAATTGCATAATGCCAAAATGATAGAGTATGGTCATGAAGGCTGAAAAGAAGATAATTGTCGGCAAAACTTGAAAAGCGAAAAAAAATCCCAGAGATCCTTCATTCCCGGGAGATATGGCCAAAGCGTTAAATATGAATTGAGCGCCCTGGTCGGAAAAAGATAGTAATTTGCGAATCACTCCATCCAAAAAAAGGAATATAGGTTTTCCAATGGGTGTTTTCAAAATGAACAACGCGAATGAGAGTTGCAATCCCAATCCCCAAAACACCAACCTGAAATTGATCTGGCTCCGTTTTGCAGACATCAGGTATGCAATTCCCAGGATTCCCGCCACTCCGATAAGACCAACAAAGCGTTCCATAATCTCTTCCTTATTCTAAGATTCTAAGCTCTAGCGCTCAATCGTCTTTAATTCTGGTTTTCAGGTGGGACATAGCATTTGCGACATCGCGCTTCATAAATTTCACTCCCTCCAACAACCACTCTCTCTTCATCATGTGTTTTCCTCTGTGTTCGATTTGCAGGATTGCCGCAAACCATACAAATTGCAAGAGTTTTGGTTATGTACTCAGCAACAGCCAACAGTTGAGGAATAGGTTCAAAAGGTACTCCTCTAAAGTCCTGATCCAAACCGGCGACAATGACTCGTTTCCCTTCCGCAGAAAGTTTCTGGCAGATCGGAACTAGCTCTAAGCCGAAAAATTGTGCTTCATCGATTCCAACCACATCAGAATCATTGGCTCTTGTTAAAATATCTTCAGCGGTTTTTACAGCAATGGAGGATATTTTTAAATCACTGTGTGATACAATATGATTTTTGCTATAACGATTATCAATTTCAGGCTTGAAAATACTAACTTGTTGGCGGGCAATCTGGCAACGTCGAAGACGGCGGATTAATTCTTCACTTTTGCCACTGTACATACTACCACAAATAACTTCGATCCAACCAACATCAGATTGAATTACATTCATTCATATTCCTTCATGGTCAATTTATATATTCGTAAAATAAAGATTCAAATATTGCAGAGATGATTTAGACTAGAAAGTAAAATTTAAACCACCTATTTTTTTGCAAAATTTTACGGAAATTATTTTAAACGCAATATTTTAGCGGTCACTAATATATCTTGTTGACACTAAAAAATCAATAGAATTGGAAATCACGGAAGGGTATGGTATTAAAATTAAAATTTTTTTTAAAAATTTAGGAAGGATACATTTTAGGACGGATTCTTTCTTGAAACCAGGTTCAGGAAGCAATAGCTTCGACTTGTCTTACTTTTCTTGGTTGAGATAATATTTTGTGTTTTAAGGTAATCGCATCAATAAGAGTTTGAACTTGCAGAGGTGATGTGACATTATAAAAAATCCACCGAACATTTCTGGCATTTCTACCGTGACGAATTGCTTGTTTCATGTCAGTATCAATCGCATCGGAATTAAGTAGTTTTAGTTCTTCTTTTTGGGAAATAATGAAAGTCGCGATAACTGCATCTTCGCATGGATGTATATATAAAAGTTTTCGGGAATTAATTTCATAACTCCAGGTCCATTTCCAGGTGGCTGTGAAGAATTCTTGAGTTTCAATTACATTTTCTAATGATAGCATTGATTTTCTGATTTGGGCGAAGTACTGAGAATAAGGTTTAGATAATGTTTTTACCGGAGCAGCCGTAGTTGGTTTACTCTCACTATCCCTATACAGTGCTTTATCCCAAAAGCTATTTGCTTGGTGGTTCATAAATCAATCTCCAGTTAAATGATAACGATTTTATTGATTCTTCAACTGTTCATTTTTCAAATGAGTTCCTTGCTAACGAATCAGGATAATCTAATTTTCGTTTTTATCTGACAATTTGAATTTTACTAAATGATCAGTTGCAGATTTGGCAACAATACATTTTATATATCGACAGCACTTTAGATAAACTGTAGATAACAATTTGTATTTGTTTAAAAGGAGCTAAACCGCACGTTCAAAGCGGTAGTGTAAATATTCGAATTCACGACTAATAGAGTTGACTTCAGTTGTTATCTATGATTAATAATTGGTATTCTAGGAAGAACGGATTTTGTATTAATTTAATTAGTAATATGTACCGGGATTATGCAAAAGTCAAGTTAAGTATTCGTAACAAATAAGAAAAGAGTTAGAAATTCACTTTTTGATAGAAATACTTATACCATCACGTATTGGCAGGATGGTAGAAACAACTTTATCGGAGTTGAAAATAAGTTGATTAAATTCACGGATAGCTTTTATTGTTTCATCATCGGATGGTGAAACAACTTTGCCTTTCCAGAGTACGTTATCGCTGATTAGCACACCACCAGGCCGTAATTTACTGAGCATATTTTCAAAAGCTATGGGATACGAGGTTTTTTGTATATCATTCAAGATAATATCAAATTCCCCTTCAGCTTGGTTTAAAAATTCAATAGCATCCCCTACCGAAAAGTTTATTTTTTTTTCAAGTCCGGCTCTTGAAAAATACTCTTCGGCAATTTGTTTATTTTTTACGGAATAATCTGTACAATAGATCTTTCCATCGTCCTGCAGGCCCATAGCAAACCAAAAAGCAGAATATCCAAATCCCGATCCCAATTCCATAATTCGTTTCGCATTAATTGCCAATGTAAACTGAAGCAGAATGGTACCCACCATAGGACCCAGGATAGGAAAGTTTAAACTTCGTCCGAAATCTTCCATTTCTTTTAGGATGGGGTGTTTTTTGTGCATATTTAATATGTATTCTTCGATGTCCGGATTAATAATCATGATATTCCCAACTTTTTTTAATGAAATATAAGCAATCTTAATTTATAGGATTTATGTTTTTAGGACAATATAATTTATATAGATTTGCGTTTATACATAAATTTCATTAAAAGTTTGCTTTAGATACATTAATTCCCTGAGGGCATAATTTTTTTGAAAAAAATGTGTTGACTTTTTACAAAATATTAATTAATATCGTTCCGTTATTGTTACAGTAAAGAAATCATTTGTCAAATAATCATTTTAATTAACAAAAGGAGATTGGGAAATCATGGTTGAATTATTTATTAAAGGCGGTGGTTTTATGTGGCCAATTTTATTTTTCTTGATTTTTGGTTTAGCAATAAGTATAGAAAGGTTTATAAGTCTCACTCGGGCAACTATAAATACAAGAAAGTTTATGGAAAAAATAAGATCTGCCCTGGATGAAGGCGGAATTGATGCTGCGAAAGAAGTTTGCGAGAATACTCGCGGACCGATCGCATCAATTTTTCATGCGGGCCTTATGCGTATGGATAAAGGCATAGATTACGTGGAAAAAGCGATCATGAACGCCGGTTCTATTGAAATGGCATTTTTAGAGAGAGGATTAATCTGGTTAGGAACCGTAATAAGTTTAGCCCCAATGCTTGGTTTTACAGGCACAGTAGCAGGAATGATTCAATCCTTTGATGCGATTGCAGTAGCCAATGATATTTCTCCAAGTATTGTTGCAAGTGGTATTTCGGTTGCGCTTTTAACAACAGCATTTGGATTGGTTGTTGCTATTATTATTCAGTTGGCCCATAATTATTTTGTATCGAAGGTTGATCGAATTATTATTGATATGGAAGAAAGTTCGGTTACCTTTGTTGATGCATTATTTGAAAGACAAGCTAAGTTAAAAGCATAAATGAAGGAATTAACACTATGATGTTAGAAAAAGAACGAAAAAGCGGGGCTGAAATTCCTACTGCTTCCATGGCGGATATTGCTTTTTTGCTATTGATTTTTTTCTTGGTTGTTACCACAATTGATGTTGATAAAGGTTTAGGTCTCACCTTGCCGCCGATTGGTCAGAATATTGAAATTCAGAAAAAGAATATCTGTACCGTTCTCATTAATGCCGGAGGTAAAGTATTGATAGACGAAAAACCGGTTCAAATCAACTTGATTCATGAGATTATCTCCCTGAAGCTTGCTAACAATAAACTGCTTATTGTTTCATTAAAAACTGCCAGAGAGACAAAATATGAAGTTTATATAAAAACGTTAGACCAGATAAAAATGGCCGGGGCAAAAAGAATTTCATTGGCCGAACCTGATGTTTAGTTTTTAGTGGAAACTATCCATCCTATGGTTAGTCTAATACGAACAGGAGTTTTTTTATGTCTGATGATGTGAACAAAAATCAAGAAATCACTGCACCATATACACCTCCCCAACGCGTCCAATTTAAGCAAAAGGGTGGTGCTAAAACAGAAATTCCCACAGCTTCCATGCCCGACATCGTTTTTATGTTGATACTTTTTTTTATGGTTACAACCGTATTCCAGCAATACAAAGGACTAGCTATCGAGCTACCCTCTGCTAGTCAAATAGAAAAATTACCGGGGAAGCGGAATGTAAGTTATATATGGATTGATCAGGACGATCAAATCTCCATTGACGATATACTTCTAGAGTTGAAACAAGTTGCTTCCTTAATGTATGAAAAACGGGTTGCAAATCCAAGAATCGTGGTTTCGCTGCGGATTGATCGTTTAGCTAATATGAAAACTGTTTCCGGAGTTCAGCAGCAACTTCGGGAAGCCGATGCTTTAAAAATAAATTATTCTACCAAGTTTGCACCAAAATAACGGGAGAAGTCCTATGGAAAATTTGACAGAACGTATGAAATTTAAGCTTAATTACCGTAAGATAATCGAAGGTTCCTTGGTGATTGCTCTTCTAATTTTGTTGATCACGTTCCAGGCTTTTAAAAGGTTCGAGTCTGACCTTGAAATAGCCAGCGAAGAGCAAGTCATCATCGATGTTGATGAAATTCCATTAACAGAACAAATTGATCGGCCACCCCCGCCTCCACGACCCGCAGTT
This region of candidate division KSB1 bacterium genomic DNA includes:
- a CDS encoding MotA/TolQ/ExbB proton channel family protein — its product is MVELFIKGGGFMWPILFFLIFGLAISIERFISLTRATINTRKFMEKIRSALDEGGIDAAKEVCENTRGPIASIFHAGLMRMDKGIDYVEKAIMNAGSIEMAFLERGLIWLGTVISLAPMLGFTGTVAGMIQSFDAIAVANDISPSIVASGISVALLTTAFGLVVAIIIQLAHNYFVSKVDRIIIDMEESSVTFVDALFERQAKLKA
- a CDS encoding biopolymer transporter ExbD, translating into MMLEKERKSGAEIPTASMADIAFLLLIFFLVVTTIDVDKGLGLTLPPIGQNIEIQKKNICTVLINAGGKVLIDEKPVQINLIHEIISLKLANNKLLIVSLKTARETKYEVYIKTLDQIKMAGAKRISLAEPDV
- a CDS encoding biopolymer transporter ExbD; amino-acid sequence: MSDDVNKNQEITAPYTPPQRVQFKQKGGAKTEIPTASMPDIVFMLILFFMVTTVFQQYKGLAIELPSASQIEKLPGKRNVSYIWIDQDDQISIDDILLELKQVASLMYEKRVANPRIVVSLRIDRLANMKTVSGVQQQLREADALKINYSTKFAPK